Proteins encoded by one window of Haematobia irritans isolate KBUSLIRL chromosome 2, ASM5000362v1, whole genome shotgun sequence:
- the LOC142225479 gene encoding uncharacterized protein LOC142225479 — MECDAAGEEIPTANQHQQVCPAGNNKYDQLNAQVHEHIAVHSSMMAILREKSIHSYSFTPKEMKQTALVLRGLTPNTEIESIKSELDTLVPDTVANIVKFTTANSIKNKIDTGLFLVSLLPGKNISDVSKVTGLQNQIIEWEKPKKKGTEIQCRRCQRWGHISRNCNSGYRCVKCDQNHNPGECQRKREDNMEPYCNNCEEAGHPANWRGCPTYKKYAAARRQRIAKAAEERTIAKNNVQKVIRSSNVIPDLSFADLFQSRSVQHSVAIPKPPSIIEQFMKLSSFFLEPEELSIEQEVNIFLSEYTKMPKTEAKTEFLRILNKIKSKYGP; from the exons ATGGAATGTGACGCGGCAGGGGAAGAAATTCCCACAGCAAACCAACATCAACAAGTATGCCCTGCAGGCAACAACAAATATGACCAATTGAATGCCCAAGTACATGAAC ACATAGCTGTCCACTCTTCAATGATGGCAATATTAAGAGAAAAAAGTATCCATTCATATTCATTCACCCCAAAGGAGATGAAACAAACTGCATTGGTGTTGAGAGGACTCACTCCAAATACTGAGATTGAAAGTATTAAATCTGAATTAGACACCCTAGTTCCTGACACAgtggcaaatattgtcaaatttacaACAGCAAATTCTATAAAGAATAAAATTGACACCGGTCTTTTTCTTGTTTCACTTCTTCCAGGGAAAAATATAAGTGATGTTTCTAAAGTCACCGGCttacaaaatcaaattattGAATGGGAAAAACCTAAGAAAAAAGGAACTGAAATTCAATGTCGCAGATGTCAAAGATGGGGTCACATTTCACGTAACTGCAATTCTGGTTACAGATGCGTAAAATGCGACCAAAATCATAACCCTGGCGAATGTCAACGAAAACGAGAGGACAATATGGAACCGTATTGTAATAATTGCGAAGAAGCTGGACACCCAGCTAACTGGCGTGGATGTCCAACGTACAAAAAATACGCCGCAGCTAGAAGGCAAAGAATTGCCAAGGCGGCGGAAGAACGCACcattgccaaaaataatgtacaaaAGGTTATACGTTCATCCAATGTCATCCCTGATCTAAGTTTTGCTGATCTATTCCAATCACGCTCAGTGCAACACAGCGTAGCAATACCAAAACCGCCATCAATCATCGAACAATTCATGAAATTGAGTTCCTTTTTTCTCGAACCAGAAGAACTGTCAATCGAGCAAGAGGTGAATATATTCCTCTCTGAATATACAAAAATGCCAAAAACTGAAGCGAAAACTGAATTCCTTCGTatcctaaataaaataaaatctaaatatGGACCATAG